A part of Chromatiales bacterium genomic DNA contains:
- a CDS encoding HPP family protein, protein MNWIQSYFEKFRGGKRVPPAAPYHEVLWSALGAFLGILAVYKIGNFERFHIADSLFLVGSFGASAVLIYGVPKSPYAQPRNLVLGHTVSAAVGVACALLLGHLPAISAALAVSLALTAMHLTNSIHPPGGATALIAVIGSEQIHQMKFWYVLAPIFTGVVIMLFVALLVNNLSPHRRYPEFW, encoded by the coding sequence ATGAACTGGATTCAATCCTATTTTGAGAAGTTCCGTGGAGGCAAGCGAGTGCCGCCCGCAGCCCCGTATCATGAGGTGTTGTGGTCAGCGCTTGGCGCCTTTCTGGGAATACTCGCTGTCTATAAAATCGGGAATTTTGAACGGTTTCACATCGCGGATTCATTGTTTCTCGTTGGCTCGTTTGGCGCCAGTGCCGTATTGATCTATGGCGTACCCAAAAGCCCATACGCGCAACCGAGAAATCTGGTTCTTGGCCATACCGTATCCGCTGCCGTCGGAGTCGCCTGCGCCTTACTACTGGGCCACCTGCCGGCGATCTCTGCCGCACTGGCGGTATCGCTGGCATTAACAGCCATGCATTTAACCAATTCCATTCACCCGCCAGGAGGAGCAACGGCACTCATTGCCGTGATTGGTAGTGAACAAATACACCAAATGAAATTCTGGTATGTGCTTGCACCCATTTTTACCGGTGTCGTAATCATGCTTTTCGTCGCCTTGCTGGTAAACAACTTGTCGCCACACAGACGCTACCCGGAATTCTGGTAA
- a CDS encoding TusE/DsrC/DsvC family sulfur relay protein, producing MNPPKLKTEPLKSLEDLQRDEEGFLLSADDWEPDLISELAAEAGLPLTAERLAVIEFIRSYFEANQSVPEARVLLKHMEQIWGREKASRRYLYGLFPRGYGQQACKIAGMRKPRKLMLDV from the coding sequence ATGAATCCCCCAAAATTAAAAACCGAGCCCCTGAAATCTCTGGAAGATCTGCAACGCGATGAAGAAGGCTTTCTTCTGAGTGCCGATGACTGGGAACCCGACCTGATAAGCGAACTGGCGGCCGAGGCCGGATTACCTCTGACAGCCGAACGGCTTGCCGTTATCGAGTTCATACGGTCGTACTTTGAAGCGAATCAAAGTGTGCCGGAAGCACGTGTCTTGCTCAAGCACATGGAACAGATCTGGGGTCGGGAAAAAGCCTCTCGGCGATACCTGTACGGACTGTTTCCGCGCGGTTATGGGCAACAGGCCTGCAAGATCGCAGGAATGCGCAAACCGCGAAAACTGATGCTGGATGTCTGA